The following proteins are co-located in the Silene latifolia isolate original U9 population chromosome 1, ASM4854445v1, whole genome shotgun sequence genome:
- the LOC141593124 gene encoding transcription factor bHLH94-like — MALEAMSNYNDIFNFIVYDTLNASHFESNVGIMENVAMLEKPQSLDVQFPARVSDTCMGSVGVVGRKKRRRRPKVCKNKEEAETQRMTHIAVERNRRKQMNEHLAVLRSLMPESYCQRGDQASVVGGAIDYVKELEHIVHSLEAQKMLILQRNMRLGTPEDGTAFLTPLFPDSGRQGNKYSLKSRTSLAEVEVTLVETHANLRIFTKKNPRHLSKLVSGFLSLRFTILHLNVTTLDPLVLYSISVKVEEGCQLTSVDSIAYAVQQVLRIIDEDVSNLLLTY; from the exons ATGGCCTTAGAAGCGATGTCTAACTATAACGATATCTTCAACTTTATTGTCTATGATACTCTAAATGCTAGTCATTTTGAGAGTAATGTTGGGATTATGGAAAATGTTGCTATGCTGGAGAAGCCTCAGAGCCTTGATGTTCAGTTTCCTGCTCGAGTTTCCGATACTTGTATGGGAAGTGTTGGGGTGGTAGGgaggaagaaaagacgaagaaGGCCAAAGGTTTGCAAGAACAAAGAGGAGGCTGAAACACAGAGGATGACTCACATTGCTGTTGAGAGAAACCGTCGAAAGCAAATGAATGAACATCTAGCTGTTCTACGTTCTCTCATGCCCGAATCTTACTGTCAAAGG GGTGATCAGGCTTCAGTAGTGGGAGGTGCCATAGATTATGTAAAGGAGCTTGAACATATTGTGCATTCCTTAGAAGCGCAAAAAATGCTAATCCTACAGCGTAACATGAGACTAGGGACGCCTGAAGATGGCACCGCATTCTTAACACCACTATTTCCAGATTCTGGCCGACAAGGTAACAAGTATAGCTTAAAGAGCAGAACATCCTTAGCTGAGGTTGAGGTCACCTTGGTCGAAACCCATGCAAATCTCCGGATCTTTACAAAGAAAAACCCGAGGCACTTATCCAAATTGGTTTCGGGTTTTTTATCTCTTCGCTTCACCATACTTCATCTAAATGTTACCACCTTGGACCCTTTAGTCCTCTACTCCATAAGTGTCAAG GTTGAAGAAGGGTGCCAGCTGACTTCTGTAGATAGTATTGCATACGCAGTTCAACAAGTGCTTCGAATAATAGACGAAGATGTATCCAATCTCTTGTTAACTTACTAG